One segment of Streptomyces roseifaciens DNA contains the following:
- a CDS encoding ATP-dependent 6-phosphofructokinase: protein MRIGVLTAGGDCPGLNAVIRSVVHRAVAGHGDEVIGFEDGFKGLLDGRHRKLDLEAVSGILARGGTILGSSRLERARLREACESSKELAREYGIDVLIPIGGEGTLTAARMLSDAGLPVVGVPKTIDNDISSTDRTFGFDTAVGVATEAIDRLKTTAESHQRVMVVEVMGRHAGWIALESGMAGGAHGICLPERAFAVDDLVKMVEERFARGKKFAVICVAEGAHPAEGSMEYAKGAIDQFGHERFAGIGTKLAAELEKRLGKEARPVILGHVQRGGTPTAYDRVLATRFGWHAVEAAHRGDFGKMTALKGTDIRMVPIADAVTELKRVPESRMDEAESVF, encoded by the coding sequence ATGCGCATCGGAGTTCTCACCGCAGGCGGCGACTGCCCCGGCCTGAACGCTGTCATCCGCTCGGTGGTGCACCGCGCGGTCGCCGGCCACGGTGACGAGGTCATCGGCTTCGAGGACGGCTTCAAGGGCCTGCTCGACGGCCGGCACCGCAAGCTCGACCTGGAAGCGGTCAGCGGCATCCTCGCCCGCGGCGGCACCATCCTCGGCTCCTCCCGCCTGGAGCGGGCCCGGCTGCGCGAGGCCTGCGAGAGCTCCAAGGAGCTCGCCCGCGAGTACGGCATCGACGTGCTCATCCCGATCGGCGGCGAGGGCACGCTGACCGCGGCCCGGATGCTGTCGGACGCGGGCCTGCCCGTCGTCGGCGTCCCCAAGACCATCGACAACGACATCTCCTCCACGGACCGCACCTTCGGCTTCGACACCGCCGTCGGCGTGGCCACCGAGGCGATCGACCGCCTCAAGACCACCGCCGAGTCCCACCAGCGGGTGATGGTCGTCGAGGTCATGGGCCGGCACGCGGGCTGGATCGCCCTGGAGTCCGGCATGGCCGGCGGCGCCCACGGCATCTGCCTCCCCGAGCGGGCCTTCGCGGTCGACGACCTCGTGAAGATGGTCGAGGAGCGCTTCGCCCGGGGCAAGAAGTTCGCCGTCATCTGTGTCGCCGAGGGCGCGCACCCCGCCGAGGGCTCGATGGAGTACGCGAAGGGCGCCATAGACCAGTTCGGCCACGAGCGCTTCGCCGGCATCGGCACCAAGCTCGCCGCCGAGCTGGAGAAGCGCCTGGGCAAGGAGGCCCGCCCGGTCATCCTCGGCCACGTCCAGCGCGGCGGCACCCCCACCGCGTACGACCGCGTCCTCGCCACCCGCTTCGGCTGGCACGCCGTCGAGGCCGCCCACCGCGGCGACTTCGGCAAGATGACGGCCCTGAAGGGCACCGACATCAGGATGGTGCCGATCGCCGACGCCGTCACCGAGCTCAAGCGCGTGCCGGAGAGCCGGATGGACGAGGCGGAGTCGGTCTTCTAG
- the melC1 gene encoding apotyrosinase chaperone MelC1, with the protein MSDLTRRRMLGRTAAAAAGIVLAGPAAQAFAAESGHDHHGNGSGHRPFDEIYEGRRIEGRLTSGSGGHHDFGIAVFVDGRPLHIMPRGNGWISVMNHYEVFASPYEVTRAAVRALRGVNLV; encoded by the coding sequence GTGTCCGACCTCACCCGCCGCCGCATGCTCGGCCGTACCGCCGCAGCTGCCGCCGGAATCGTGCTCGCCGGACCGGCCGCGCAGGCCTTCGCCGCCGAGAGCGGGCACGACCACCACGGCAACGGCTCCGGCCACCGGCCGTTCGACGAGATCTACGAGGGCCGCCGCATCGAGGGCCGGCTCACCTCCGGCAGCGGCGGCCACCACGACTTCGGCATCGCCGTCTTCGTCGACGGCCGTCCGCTGCACATCATGCCGCGCGGCAACGGCTGGATCAGCGTCATGAACCACTACGAGGTCTTCGCGTCGCCGTACGAGGTGACCCGCGCCGCCGTGCGGGCGCTGCGCGGCGTCAACCTCGTCTGA
- a CDS encoding tyrosinase family protein — protein MAVRKNQAKLTKAERRDFVEALLELKRRGGYDKYVEMHDRFVMSDLDDQERTGHVSPSFLPWHRQFLLDFERDLQSVNPAVTLPYWDFTVNRSLSDPVFAPDFLGGNGRERDAQVMDGPFAYGGGRWPIYFKADERPFLMREMGRSKSTPQLPTAATVEAALAAPYYDEAPWNSTSKAGFRNLVEGWANGNTGPHNTVHRWVGGHMNTGMSPNDPVFWLLHCFIDKLWSDWQRRHPKAPAYLPVEPVKDIVALDEPMKPWSEKGQRVTPADMIDHRKFYAYDTDAA, from the coding sequence ATGGCAGTTCGCAAGAACCAGGCAAAGCTCACCAAGGCCGAGCGGCGCGACTTCGTGGAGGCGCTGCTGGAGCTCAAGCGCCGCGGCGGCTACGACAAGTACGTCGAGATGCACGACCGCTTCGTGATGAGCGACCTGGACGACCAGGAGCGCACCGGCCACGTCTCGCCGTCGTTCCTGCCCTGGCACCGGCAGTTCCTGCTCGACTTCGAGCGGGACCTGCAGTCCGTCAACCCGGCCGTCACGCTCCCGTACTGGGACTTCACGGTCAACCGCTCGCTGTCCGACCCGGTCTTCGCCCCCGACTTCCTCGGCGGCAACGGGCGCGAGCGCGACGCCCAGGTCATGGACGGCCCGTTCGCCTACGGCGGCGGCCGCTGGCCGATCTACTTCAAGGCCGACGAACGCCCCTTCCTGATGCGGGAGATGGGGCGGAGCAAGAGCACGCCGCAGCTGCCCACGGCCGCCACGGTCGAGGCCGCGCTGGCCGCCCCGTACTACGACGAGGCGCCCTGGAACTCCACCTCCAAGGCCGGCTTCCGCAACCTCGTCGAGGGCTGGGCGAACGGCAACACCGGCCCGCACAACACCGTGCACCGCTGGGTCGGCGGCCACATGAACACCGGCATGTCGCCCAACGACCCGGTGTTCTGGCTGCTGCACTGCTTCATCGACAAGCTGTGGTCCGACTGGCAGCGCCGGCACCCGAAGGCGCCCGCCTACCTGCCGGTCGAGCCGGTCAAGGACATCGTCGCCCTCGACGAGCCCATGAAGCCGTGGAGCGAGAAGGGGCAGCGGGTCACCCCCGCCGACATGATCGACCACAGGAAGTTCTACGCGTACGACACCGACGCCGCGTAA
- a CDS encoding MarR family winged helix-turn-helix transcriptional regulator, translated as MLHDDDVTLYGLFVEAFSRLKPLVHEDLGVPDTWFEVLLRLGRTPGHALRMSDLATAVAFSSGGFTRLADRMEEAGLIRREPDPDDRRAALAVLTEAGEQALDRALQQHLAHLRTHVSGRLSAADRRALERILRKLRDAG; from the coding sequence ATGCTGCATGACGACGACGTGACGCTGTACGGACTGTTCGTGGAGGCGTTCAGCCGCCTGAAGCCACTGGTCCACGAGGACCTCGGGGTCCCGGACACCTGGTTCGAGGTGCTGCTGCGGCTGGGCCGCACGCCCGGGCACGCCCTGCGGATGAGCGACCTGGCGACCGCGGTCGCCTTCAGCTCCGGCGGCTTCACGCGGCTCGCGGACCGGATGGAGGAGGCGGGGCTGATCCGCCGGGAGCCGGACCCGGACGACCGGCGGGCCGCGCTCGCGGTGCTGACGGAGGCGGGCGAGCAGGCCCTGGACCGCGCGCTGCAGCAGCACCTCGCGCACCTGCGCACGCACGTCAGCGGCCGCCTATCGGCGGCGGACCGGCGCGCCCTGGAGCGGATCCTGCGGAAGCTGCGGGACGCGGGATAG
- a CDS encoding allene oxide cyclase barrel-like domain-containing protein, translated as MRKRTLPALGLTVAAAGVVGAALAMSPATAGAATASPAGPRSVTIEAVEKGTSVNFVDVAPSDSALGDQLIGTGDLVGADGRRIGTSSFQGISTDAKPRTAEMLTFVYDLGDGNRITTSGAARLNAQGPVFDEQFAITGGTGKYKNARGQVRVLQETVERAKVTFDIQL; from the coding sequence ATGCGCAAGCGCACCCTTCCCGCCCTGGGCCTCACCGTCGCCGCGGCCGGTGTCGTCGGCGCCGCCCTCGCCATGAGCCCCGCCACGGCGGGTGCCGCCACCGCCTCCCCGGCCGGCCCGCGCTCGGTCACCATCGAGGCCGTCGAGAAGGGCACCTCGGTCAACTTCGTCGACGTCGCCCCGTCCGACTCCGCCCTCGGCGACCAGCTGATCGGCACCGGCGACCTCGTCGGCGCCGACGGCCGCAGGATCGGCACCAGCAGCTTCCAGGGCATCTCCACCGACGCCAAGCCGCGCACCGCCGAGATGCTGACCTTCGTCTACGACCTCGGCGACGGCAACAGGATCACCACGTCGGGCGCCGCCCGGCTGAACGCCCAGGGCCCGGTCTTCGACGAGCAGTTCGCCATCACCGGCGGCACCGGCAAGTACAAGAACGCCCGCGGCCAGGTGCGCGTCCTGCAGGAGACCGTGGAGCGGGCGAAGGTCACCTTCGACATCCAGCTCTGA
- a CDS encoding NAD(P)-dependent oxidoreductase has protein sequence MNTPVKITVLGATGMAGSRIVDEALTRGHAVTAVARRHDEQAPARDGLQRVTADVTDPVLPLEAADVVVSALPARVALPLLPELTVRAAGRRLLFVGGAGSLRLPSGERVIDQPGFREEWKPEASAHVELLDALRALPQDVDWTFLSPSALFLPGERTGTFRLGGDDLLADADGTSRISAEDYAVALLDELETPRHRRQRFTVGY, from the coding sequence ATGAACACCCCCGTCAAGATCACCGTCCTCGGCGCCACCGGCATGGCCGGCAGCCGCATCGTCGACGAGGCGCTCACCCGCGGCCACGCCGTCACCGCCGTCGCCCGCCGCCACGACGAGCAGGCCCCGGCCCGCGACGGCCTGCAGCGCGTGACCGCCGACGTGACCGACCCCGTCCTGCCGCTCGAGGCCGCGGACGTCGTCGTCAGCGCGCTGCCCGCCCGCGTCGCCCTGCCGCTGCTGCCCGAGCTGACCGTCCGCGCGGCCGGCCGCCGCCTGCTCTTCGTCGGCGGCGCCGGCAGCCTGCGCCTGCCGTCCGGCGAGCGCGTCATCGACCAGCCCGGCTTCCGCGAGGAGTGGAAGCCCGAGGCGTCCGCGCACGTCGAGCTGCTGGACGCGCTGCGCGCCCTGCCGCAGGACGTCGACTGGACCTTCCTCAGCCCCTCCGCCCTCTTCCTGCCCGGCGAGCGCACGGGCACCTTCCGCCTCGGCGGCGACGACCTGCTGGCCGACGCCGACGGCACGTCGCGCATCTCCGCCGAGGACTACGCGGTCGCGCTGCTGGACGAACTCGAGACGCCGCGGCACCGCCGTCAGCGCTTCACCGTCGGCTACTGA
- a CDS encoding DUF397 domain-containing protein, with amino-acid sequence MSAPLNLSRTEWLKSSYSNGDGGNCVEWAPTLAAAHGIVPVRDSKIPGGPALTFAPEAWSLFATAVCDGHFRT; translated from the coding sequence GTGAGCGCTCCCCTCAACCTCTCCCGAACGGAGTGGCTGAAGTCCAGCTACAGCAACGGTGACGGCGGCAACTGCGTCGAATGGGCCCCCACCCTCGCCGCCGCCCACGGCATCGTTCCTGTACGGGACTCGAAGATACCCGGCGGCCCGGCGCTGACCTTTGCGCCGGAAGCGTGGTCCTTGTTCGCGACCGCGGTGTGCGACGGCCATTTCCGAACCTGA
- a CDS encoding helix-turn-helix domain-containing protein has protein sequence MARTPRKLTPDRSARHLFGADLRHRREAAGMTLEKLAEVVRYSRSHLARIETAEHVPPPDLPARLDEVFGTGEHFARLYAIARHEVHPDKYRRFMELQAQARVIDEYAAHVVPGLVQTEGYARALFRVSNPKASPDAIEEMVAARLSRQVLLTAEAPPDLSIILDEAVIRRPVGGPAVMRAQLVSLVELVDTATTTVQVLPFEHGEHALMSGALTLMTLDDDTNVAYVESIATGSLIEDPETVSARRRSYDLLRAYALSPSKSAAFIRAVTEAPS, from the coding sequence ATGGCGCGCACACCGCGGAAGCTGACACCGGACCGGTCCGCCCGCCACCTCTTCGGCGCCGACCTCAGACACCGGCGGGAGGCGGCGGGCATGACGCTGGAGAAACTCGCCGAGGTCGTCCGGTACAGCCGCAGCCACCTGGCGCGTATCGAGACGGCCGAGCACGTGCCGCCGCCTGACCTGCCTGCGCGGCTGGACGAGGTGTTCGGCACGGGCGAGCACTTCGCGAGGCTCTACGCGATCGCGCGGCATGAGGTCCATCCGGACAAGTACCGCAGATTCATGGAGCTGCAAGCCCAGGCTCGGGTGATCGACGAGTACGCCGCCCACGTCGTGCCGGGCCTCGTCCAGACGGAGGGCTACGCACGGGCTCTCTTCCGCGTCAGCAATCCGAAAGCTTCGCCGGACGCGATCGAGGAGATGGTGGCGGCCCGGCTGAGCCGTCAGGTGCTGCTGACGGCGGAGGCGCCGCCTGATCTGTCCATCATCTTGGACGAGGCGGTGATCCGACGTCCCGTCGGGGGCCCGGCCGTCATGCGGGCCCAATTGGTCAGCCTGGTCGAGCTCGTGGACACCGCGACGACGACTGTTCAGGTTCTGCCGTTCGAACATGGGGAACATGCCCTGATGAGCGGCGCCCTGACGCTGATGACACTGGACGACGACACGAACGTCGCCTACGTGGAGAGCATCGCCACCGGCTCGCTGATCGAAGATCCGGAGACTGTCAGCGCTCGCCGCCGGTCCTACGATCTGCTGAGGGCCTATGCCTTGTCGCCAAGCAAGTCGGCGGCCTTCATCCGAGCCGTAACGGAGGCACCCTCGTGA
- a CDS encoding DUF6255 family natural product biosynthesis protein: MPGPHRGGRGAERRVRPASAAGALVTRTAVGRLVLRRCAHPVGWSRALGFERCALCGAERHAGYAALRMPMPDSAPAPAWGCPSPGAPGQRPPGSAHAKTPPSVR; the protein is encoded by the coding sequence ATGCCTGGGCCGCACCGTGGAGGCCGAGGCGCTGAACGCCGAGTTCGTCCGGCATCAGCGGCTGGTGCACTCGTGACCCGGACGGCGGTCGGGCGTCTCGTGCTCCGCCGCTGCGCCCACCCCGTGGGATGGTCCCGCGCGCTCGGGTTCGAGCGGTGCGCCCTGTGCGGTGCCGAGCGCCATGCGGGCTACGCGGCGCTGAGGATGCCGATGCCCGACAGCGCCCCCGCACCGGCGTGGGGATGCCCCAGCCCCGGCGCTCCGGGGCAGCGGCCACCCGGGAGTGCGCACGCGAAGACCCCGCCGTCTGTCCGCTGA
- a CDS encoding AraC family transcriptional regulator yields the protein MTEPGVGPEAPGNMRTLVLSNDLDETREIISSAYSPYQLSVLGDPKDFSAWYAEGGFPGITVSGLQYGAETLVAPQPLDSYLLVCQLVRGRVRVSSPGREERVVGPGQTYVLDPYRSFQVHWAPGARMTTVRLDREMVERAAADALGIDGSVRARFSLNGTTSAAAARSWAGISAAVHREVLGEGVARSSPLVAGHLTQSTAAILMQTHELITQGVDAQRPGEVAHPAVRRAMALAEERADQPLTLADLAAAARVSPRALQEAFRRHVDSTPLGYLREVRLGRAHQELVAARGDGDVTVAEVAYRWGFNNLGRFAAYYQQRYGRPPSRTLRA from the coding sequence ATGACTGAACCAGGCGTGGGGCCCGAGGCCCCCGGCAACATGCGCACGCTCGTCCTCAGTAATGATCTCGACGAGACCAGGGAGATCATCAGCTCTGCCTACAGTCCTTATCAACTCAGCGTGCTCGGCGACCCGAAGGACTTCTCCGCGTGGTACGCGGAGGGCGGCTTCCCGGGCATCACGGTGTCGGGCCTGCAGTACGGCGCCGAGACGCTCGTCGCGCCCCAGCCCCTCGACTCGTACCTGCTGGTCTGCCAGCTGGTACGCGGCCGGGTGCGGGTGTCGTCGCCGGGACGGGAGGAGCGGGTCGTCGGGCCCGGGCAGACGTACGTGCTCGACCCGTACCGCTCCTTCCAGGTGCACTGGGCGCCCGGTGCGCGGATGACGACCGTCCGGCTCGACCGGGAGATGGTGGAGCGGGCGGCGGCCGACGCGCTCGGCATCGACGGTTCCGTACGGGCCCGCTTCTCGCTCAACGGCACCACCTCGGCGGCGGCGGCCAGGAGCTGGGCGGGGATCTCGGCGGCCGTGCACCGGGAGGTGCTCGGCGAGGGCGTGGCCCGCAGCAGCCCGCTCGTGGCCGGGCACCTGACGCAGTCGACGGCCGCGATCCTCATGCAGACGCACGAGCTGATCACGCAGGGCGTGGACGCGCAGCGCCCGGGCGAGGTCGCGCACCCGGCCGTGCGGCGGGCGATGGCGCTGGCCGAGGAGCGCGCCGACCAGCCGCTCACGCTGGCCGATCTCGCGGCGGCGGCGCGGGTGAGCCCGCGCGCCCTGCAGGAGGCGTTCCGCCGGCACGTCGACTCCACGCCGCTGGGGTACCTGCGCGAGGTCCGGCTGGGCCGGGCCCACCAGGAGCTGGTGGCGGCGCGGGGCGACGGCGACGTCACCGTGGCCGAAGTGGCATACCGTTGGGGTTTCAACAACCTCGGCCGCTTCGCCGCGTACTACCAGCAGCGGTACGGGCGCCCGCCCTCCCGCACCCTGCGCGCGTAG
- a CDS encoding ABC transporter ATP-binding protein, whose protein sequence is MTGPPSPISRRRPVSHAAAFPTTPVGTAGTAVAARATGLSKVYGQGDTRVTALDSVSVEFRRAEFTAIMGPSGSGKSTLMHCMAGLDTISSGSTQIGDVELGSLGDRQLTRLRRDRIGFIFQAFNLLPTLTALENITLPMDIAGRKPDQAWLDMVVGTVGLSGRLSHRPSQLSGGQQQRVAVARALTAKPEIIFADEPTGNLDSRSGAELLGFLRESVQALQQTIVMVTHDPVAASYADRVVFLADGRIVDEMREPTADAVLDRMKAFDAKGRTS, encoded by the coding sequence ATGACCGGACCCCCTTCCCCTATCTCCCGGAGGAGACCCGTGTCCCACGCGGCCGCCTTTCCCACGACCCCCGTCGGCACGGCCGGCACCGCCGTCGCCGCCCGAGCCACCGGTCTGAGCAAGGTCTACGGGCAGGGCGACACCCGCGTGACGGCGCTGGACTCCGTCTCCGTGGAGTTCCGCCGCGCCGAGTTCACCGCGATCATGGGTCCCTCGGGCTCCGGCAAGTCCACGCTGATGCACTGCATGGCGGGCCTCGACACGATCTCGTCCGGATCGACGCAGATCGGCGACGTGGAGCTCGGCTCGCTCGGCGACCGGCAGCTGACGCGGCTGCGCCGGGACCGGATCGGGTTCATCTTCCAGGCGTTCAACCTGCTGCCGACGCTGACCGCCCTGGAGAACATCACCCTCCCCATGGACATCGCGGGCCGCAAGCCCGACCAGGCGTGGCTGGACATGGTGGTCGGCACCGTCGGCCTGTCCGGGCGGCTCTCGCACCGGCCGAGCCAGCTCTCGGGCGGCCAGCAGCAGCGCGTGGCCGTGGCCCGCGCGCTCACCGCCAAGCCGGAGATCATCTTCGCGGACGAGCCCACCGGCAACCTCGACTCCCGCTCGGGCGCCGAACTGCTGGGCTTCCTGCGCGAGTCCGTGCAGGCACTGCAGCAGACGATCGTCATGGTCACCCACGACCCCGTGGCCGCCTCCTACGCCGACCGCGTCGTCTTCCTCGCCGACGGCCGGATCGTGGACGAGATGCGCGAGCCCACCGCCGACGCGGTCCTGGACCGCATGAAGGCGTTCGACGCCAAGGGCCGTACGAGCTGA